From the Manihot esculenta cultivar AM560-2 chromosome 3, M.esculenta_v8, whole genome shotgun sequence genome, one window contains:
- the LOC110610278 gene encoding UDP-sulfoquinovose synthase, chloroplastic: MAHLLSTSCYLKLSCSSSRRSYSPTLNGCPTTFSSFFTLQTSKSSFRRVIFREERLKGSFVVRATAVPVSQVAPTQSSSNSRQNSDESPKPRRVMVIGGDGYCGWATALHLSNKGYEVAIVDNLIRRLFDHQLGLDSLTPISSIHNRIRCWKSVTGKTIELYIGDICDFEFLSETFKSFEPDAVVHFGEQRSAPYSMIDRSRALFTQHNNVIGTLNVLFAIKEFREQCHLVKLGTMGEYGTPNIDIEEGYITITHNGRTDTLPYPKQASSFYHLSKVHDSNNIAFTCKAWGIRATDLNQGVVYGVRTDETEMHQELCNRFDYDGVFGTALNRFCVQAAVGHPLTVYGKGGQTRGYLDIRDTVQCVELAIANPARPGEFRVFNQFTEQFSVNELASLVTKAGEKLGLDVKTISVPNPRVEAEEHYYNAKHTKLIELGLKPHLLSDSLLDSLLNFAIKYKDRVDTKQIMPNVSWKKIGAKPKTVAA; the protein is encoded by the exons ATGGCACATTTACTTTCAACTTCTTGCTACTTGAAGTTGTCCTGTTCCTCTAGCCGCAGATCTTACTCTCCAACATTGAATGGATGCCCAAcaacattttcttccttttttacaTTGCAAACTTCCAAATCTTCTTTTAGAAGGGTGATCTTCCGAGAGGAGAGACTAAAAGGAAGTTTTGTTGTCCGAGCAACTGCAGTCCCTGTAAGCCAAGTAGCTCCAACGCAATCTAGCTCCAATTCCCGCCAGAACTCTGATGAATCACCCAAGCCAAGACGAGTTATGGTCATTGGCGGTGATGGCTACTGTGGTTGGGCCACTGCCCTCCACTTATCAAACAAAGGTTATGAGGTTGCTATAGTTGACAACCTCATCCGTCGTCTTTTTGACCACCAACTTGGTCTAGACTCTCTGACCCCTATCTCTTCCATCCATAACCGGATACGTTGTTGGAAATCAGTCACTGGAAAAACTATTGAACTCTATATTGGTGATATTTGTGACTTTGAATTCTTGTCAGAAACATTCAAGTCATTTGAGCCTGATGCCGTTGTCCATTTTGGGGAACAGCGGTCAGCCCCTTATTCAATGATTGATAGGTCCAGAGCTTTATTTACTCAGCACAACAATGTGATTGGAACACTTAATGTTCTCTTTGCTATAAAGGAATTCAGAGAGCAATGCCATCTGGTGAAGCTTGGGACAATGGGAGAGTATGGGACACCAAACATTGATATTGAGGAGGGTTATATAACGATTACCCATAATGGAAGAACAGACACTTTGCCTTACCCTAAGCAAGCCAGCTCTTTCTACCATCTTAGCAAGGTCCACGACTCAAATAATATAGCCTTCACTTGCAAGGCTTGGGGAATTAGAGCTACAGATCTAAACCAAGGAGTGGTTTATGGAGTGAGGACCGATGAGACAGAGATGCATCAAGAACTCTGCAACAGGTTTGATTATGATGGTGTATTTGGAACCGCATTGAATCGGTTTTGTGTCCAGGCTGCTGTTGGACATCCACTGACTGTATATGGAAAAGGGGGCCAG ACCAGGGGCTACCTTGACATAAGGGATACAGTTCAATGTGTGGAACTCGCCATCGCAAACCCAGCAAGACCTGGAGAGTTTCGGGTCTTCAATCAATTTACAGAGCAGTTTTCTGTCAATGAACTGGCTTCCCTTGTAACGAAAGCAGGAGAGAAGCTTGGTCTAGATGTGAAAACAATATCCGTGCCAAATCCACGTGTAGAGGCAGAAGAACATTACTACAATGCCAAGCACACTAAGCTCATTGAGTTGGGACTCAAACCGCACCTTCTTTCAGACTCTCTTCTCGACTCGTTGCTCAACTTTGCGATAAAGTACAAGGATCGTGTTGATACGAAACAGATAATGCCCAATGTTTCATGGAAAAAAATCGGTGCTAAGCCAAAGACTGTTGCAGCATGA
- the LOC110611109 gene encoding uncharacterized protein LOC110611109, translating into MAVPAYTNIHWDGNIINSCNGYNYDGGFSKIIPIGKQISFNQLVGKIARVIGISGNNEFIETISFRKPIIVDGSLKFECMEIWGEDDISSMFNYLYQIGGIPGIEIYVKILRYVDTTNEDADIDPSGTAVESNNEPCEEQNVVDDYGLSDSLAGPSINLSDTVENENEDEDEDDDDDDDDNDSWMSTEDDDDDNGQEDRGSESRYYNTQFPNPIVPVVHPPPYAEIDFDLLRVDPYDRPEGRSFWDLSKEFSVGMIFSSRDAVAAAAKEYHLRHHHQFCYHETKEKTYSIKCKDKDSGCAWRLRASKKEGEDVWKITRYSGPHTCTNPQVTKNHSQLDENFICSFIFALIEQQPDIKIAALQAEVRDKYGYEPSYQKTWKAKQKAIARLYGGWDESYSRLRRFMTALHHFNPETVYMIEDNPHWINEQLNPMCCVFDRMFWAFKQSIEGFKHCRPVISIDGTFLYEKYTECILCATALDGNNQLFPLAAIVDKEDGDNWSWFMDCLRIFVTNREDLFVISYRHAGILKAMQKDWWQPPAGHHRYCIRHVLNNYNKTFKNAAIKEALRKASNENQKRKFYEAMNNIREVHPESYD; encoded by the exons aTGGCGGTTCCTGCATATACTAATATTCATTGGGATggtaatattataaatagttgtAATGGTTACAATTATGATGGAGGTTTTTCAAAGATTATTCCAATTGGTAAACAGATAAGTTTTAATCAACTGGTTGGTAAAATTGCTCGTGTAATTGGAATATCCGGGAATAATGAATTTATAGAGACAATTAGTTTTAGAAAGCCTATAATTGTGGATGGATCCTTGAAATTTGAATGTATGGAGATATGGGGTGAAGATGATATATCTAGTATGTTTAATTACTTATATCAAATTGGTGGTATACCTGGTATTGAAATATATGTTAAGATACTTCGTTATGTTGATACTACAAATGAGGATGCTGATATTGATCCATCTGGAACTGCTGTGGAATCAAATAATGAACCATGTGAAGAGCAAAATGTAGTTGATGATTATGGTTTATCTGATAGTCTTGCAGGGCCGTCAATTAATTTATCTGATACAGTAGAAAATGAGAACGAGGATGAGGACGAAGATGACGATGACGATGACGATGACAATGATTCATGGATGTCTactgaggatgatgatgatgacaaTGGTCAGGAGGATCGTGGAAGTGAGTCTCGATATTACAACACACAATTTCCTAATCCTATTGTGCCTGTTGTTCATCCTCCCCCATACGCAGAAATAGACTTCGATTTGCTGAGGGTAGATCCTTATGATAGGCCAGAAGGTCGTTCCTTTTGGGATCTTTCTAAAGAGTTTTCAGTTGGGATGATATTTTCTTCGAGAGATGCAGTGGCTGCGGCTGCAAAAGAATATCATCTAAGACATCATCATCAATTTTGTTATCATGAAACAAAAGAGAAGACTTATTCTATAAAGTGTAAAGACAAAGACAGTGGGTGTGCATGGAGGCTTCGAGCATCCAAGAAAGAAGGAGAGGATGTATGGAAGATTACGAGATACAGTGGACCACACACATGTACGAATCCTCAGGTGACAAAAAACCATAGCCAATtggatgaaaattttatttgttcatTCATTTTTGCATTAATTGAACAGCAGCCCGATATAAAAATTGCTGCCCTACAAGCTGAAGTGCGGGATAAATATGGATATGAGCCGTCTTATCAGAAAACATGGAAAGCTAAGCAGAAGGCAATTGCAAGGCTTTATGGGGGTTGGGATGAATCATACAGTCGTTTGCGTAGATTCATGACTGCTCTTCATCATTTTAACCCAGAAACAGTATACATGATTGAAGATAATCCACATTGGATAAATGAGCAATTAAATCCGATGTGTTGTGTATTTGACCGTATGTTTTGGGCTTTTAAGCAATCGATTGAGGGATTTAAACATTGCCGACCTGTTATCTCAATCGATGGGACATTCTTATACGAAAAATACACCGAGTGTATACTGTGTGCAACCGCACTTGATGGAAATAATCAACTATTTCCATTAGCTGCCATTGTAGATAAGGAGGACGGGGACAATTGGTCATGGTTTATGGATTGTTTAAGGATCTTTGTGACAAACCGAGAAGATTTGTTTGTAATTTCATATCGACATGCTGGAATTTTGAAGGCGATGCAGAAAGATTGGTGGCAACCTCCAGCTGGTCATCATCGTTACTGCATCAGACATGttttgaataattataataagaCATTCAAAAATGCAGCAATAAAGGAAGCGTTGCGCAAGGCAT CGAATGAAAAtcagaaaagaaagttttacgAGGCAATGAACAATATTCGGGAGGTGCACCCTGAATCATACGATTAG